AGGATTCCAGACTCACAGCCGGATGCACCACTTAATAGACCGTGATGGACGTTATTCTGTGCACTGTATGAGAACTCACAGATGTTGCTGTTCGGAGATGGTCGTAGTAAACTTCTTCTATGGCCTGGAAGTAGATGACTCCCTTTAGCTTTCTCTCATCACAGTCTgcaacaaagagagaaggaatgTAGAAAAACTGTAACGACACTTAACtcgtcttcttcctcttttaacCTACATCttaatttaaatcttttttttttggaacaaaataaatgaaagatggAGGCTGGAAAATAATGTTACTGATGCAATACTGTTGTACAACACACCTGTTTTAATTTCAGTGGCCTAGCGTGACACAAAAGGCTTTCACTCATGCAAACGAGTCATTATGTGCACACAACACCACTCCAGCCAGTCTAACCTGTATAGTAGGCTAGGCGTCTGTGGTCCATGTCAAACAGGAACCATCTCTTCTTCCAGGTCTTGACCCTCCCCCCTCGTTTGGTGAGGAAGCCTGCACAGCGTCGAGGTGTCAGCCGCAGGTCCGTGCAGCCGGTCACCCCATGACCCATGGACTCCACATGTGCCCGCAGGTCAAAGTTcggagagaggaaaagaggcagGCTGCGCTGCTGAAGAGATAAATGGAGTTTAAATgtggtttttaaataattaaaatgtcttaTATCCTTCACaaataattagttattattgATAAGGGTTAAAgatttttacacaaaaacagaaacatactgtTCCACCAATCGGTTGCTTAATATgttgtgttcatttaaaaagcaaTCACTATCTGAGAACATATGTTTTCAGGCATTTACCACTGCTGTATGTCTTTTCATGGCTACCTCTGGTGAGTTTGGGGGTGGAGAACTAGCCTTCGGTTCCTCCTTTAGTTCCGTATCTGGCCTTGGCGGGGTCTCTCGCTCTGGACGTTCTGTTTTGGGAGAGTTGAGCtctccctttcttctctcctccagcaACATCTGTCGTCGCTCTTCCTGGAAGCACACACATATCATAGCAGATTGTTAGCCATCGTccaaaatatgttttgattGTCTTCAGGGCTGATATACGcatacatgcaaacatttcTCCCTTTCAGTTTCAAACTCCACATAAATCATGGAGCTCCATATTTCGCAGTCTTGGCATTTCCCAGTGCTGCGAGCGCGCATTacaaacatccacacatctGCTTGCTGTTTTCTTGGACCATCATGTGTGAGCTGAGTGGGTGTCAGCCGTCAGACAGCCGTGCCTAACGCAGTGTGTTTCGGGTGATTAGAGGTGCCAGCTAGTGTTTCCCACGGCAGGTGACTCACCCTCTCTCTGAGgagtctctccctctctgccttaGCTTCCCTCAGTTTCTTCTCAATTTCCACAAGATCCAACAGGCACGGGCTGTGAGAGGAAGACCAGTTAcgtttattattaaaaagagaGTCACTATTCTTGTATCCATGCTGATGATGTGGGCTAAAAATCCTTCCTATTGTTGTatatattcatttcatttcGGTCTTAAAAGATGCTTTCATCAGACAAGCAGTGAAGTAACTGACCTGGCAGCACGAGAGCTTGTTGTACTATTGCAGGGAGTGAGGAGCCCGCCACCGTTGCTGGTCCCAAGTCTGTGCCCACTGCTGTGCCCATTGCTGAGTCTTTGAGAGGGGACGGGGGACGTGAATGCCTCCGGGGTCTGACTGTCTGGAAGTGTCCTTACCAAACCTGAGAGAGtgaggagatggagaaagacaTGCAGGAACACTATGAGCTGGCCAGCAGGGAGAATTTTATATAAGATGTGAGAGGATCCCTGCTAGTGGCTTGGTATCAAGGTGATGAATCACATTTGATTACGAATCCACTCCAGCATTCAGGAAGAGATTACTGCAAGTGGATGAAAGGTGAAGGACAGACCTGGCAAGTCTTGACAGGACCTTGGAGATCAGGCTACTCTGACATTAACTGagtgaatgaaaaatgtataattcGTTTTTAGGCTTAAGTTTCAGGTTGCTACTCTTTCTCATCCGGTCTGTACAGGTAAGTCCTGCTTCCTACCGACGTAATAACAACTTACCTACTTTACCGACACACCTTTGATTTGACTAAAAGGGAGGGaactaaacaaacagacaaaatgaggACATGAGTGCAGCGAGCAAGTGTTTATTGTTCCTATTTCACAGTGATCTCAGCTTAAGCAATCAGATGCACAAtagaaaggagaaaaaggggACTGGTGGTGGCTCACCCTGTACCGACACGGGTCTGTCGTTGAGTTTGTTGTTGCGATGTGAACTCCGTCTTCTGTGCAAAGTGGTGGATTCTTTGGACGGGTCCTGCAAAAGAAGAGTGTGTATCActaacaaatggaaaataaaaatgtcccaGCCTGTTTATGATGGTTTTTATATATCTATGTGCAGCAGATTGATTTATGAAGacaataattacaaataaatgaataattattttatcCATACAGTACCTGAGGAGGCTTGTGAACAGTCAGAGGTGAGAGTGACATCATGCAGGGGGCAGAACCAGTGATGCTCGACCAATCAGCGAGTGGGTTTATCTCTTTGAGAACCTGCAGAACCAGattaaatttactgtaaaacttTATCTAGGATAAAAACTGGGTCTGTATGGCACAAACACTAACAGTTTATTCCAATTGGAGCAGCAGAGAAGAtaacaaacacagtgactgaTGGCAGCTGCTGCATCAGACATACCACATCTGGCTGAGAATGGAAACTCCACTTCCAGCAGGGATTGCAATGagttaaataataatcatcTCCTCATCATCTTGCCCTCCAACCCTCCCTCCCTGCTTGACTCACAAACACATGAGCAATTCAGTCGCCACATGCAGTCCGGTGTTTAACCCTTGTCTGCCTCTTTCACTGCTCCACTCCAGCACATACCCACAGGCAATGTGAGGagatttaaaagcttttattttcagttttcttcagGATTTCGTAGATATCAAAGACTGAAACCTCAGATTCAGTTTTCCAGAAGTGTCTGCTGTAGAGTTCATTTTCAGACACAACAAGCTTCACTTAAAAGGTCACGACACATGTGTCAGAAGCAGCACATCCTGTAGTCACACTGCAGTCATGTTGTCTggtcccctctcctcctctgcactGACATTCCCTCCTACCCTCCCTCTAGCCGTCCGTGTTCTCCCATTTAATCaaacaactaaatattttcTGACTAACACAGTTTGAATCCCCGTCACACATACAGATCATAAAGagtgtatatttttttttgtatcttacCGCACGGTGTGAAGATGGGAAACTTCTCGCAGCCtgccttctctccctctcacacattcacacatgcacatgtgcgcACACGTTCACACATGCGGCACCCTCCTTTGCATTGCTtactcctccctccctctctccctccctccctccctgcagAGTCTGTTgaactccctctctctctctccctctctctctttctcttcctgacTCGCTCCCTATCTGATTTACTTTTTTCCTCGCCCACATCTCGTCTCCTCCTCATTTTAATTGGTGATCAAAGGCAAACCACTGGCTCTGTGATAAAATacactgcacatttttaattagTGACTGAGTAAATCACATACGTTGGAACAGTATTCACAGTAAAACATTGATAACACATGCTGGTTTGGGCTTGTCTCAAAATTTAAGCCAAAATTTCAGTCACTGGATGTTTCTGatgaaaactgaactgaagcccagtgaaaaaggaaacagaTACATTAGGTTTTTAAGCTTAGAAATCTAAGGCTATGTCTGAAATCATCCATCATCCTCTAATAATACTAGAAGTCTAGGTTTGATTAACTACAacagacaacaataaaaatgtattttatgaatGCCGTTTTGTAGTTTGTAAAGCCTATCAGCCCTGCCTATAAAAAGGTTTAGCTGCCCCTTACTTATCACTACTCCCTATATGATAAGCTCTCATTCCCACACGACATTACATAGAATATAAGAGTGGTTGTGGTcatagtaaaagtaaaaaactgtcacaataaaatatgtcagaTGTGCTGGACAGAACAGATATCGTctgataaaaaatattacagtttGGTATTAAATCACAGCAGTAACTGGATCCAGCCCCCACTATTTTCAATCCATCTTACTGTTTGATTTGTGTGGATGagttctctcttctctttcctcaaGGCGTTcagctctctctccttctccttctccatctccttcAGCTGTCTCTCTAGCTGCTGGACTCTCTCCTGAAAATTCAACACATAATTTCCATCAGTGCGGACTGCCATATGGTTTCCTTTCCTAAAAACAAGTGTCATGTGCAGTGGATGATTCAGCTGGCTGGCCTCAGTTTACTTAATCTTTTCATGATGCTGTAATACTGGGCAAACATCCCCGATGCGACGACATGTGTGCTGTGTGCCGCGGAGCCTTTAGTGAAGCGAATCTCTTCAGCCGAGACACAATGCAAATCAAACATCCATTTTGCAAGTTAATGAGAGGCACGAGAGAGACACATGATAGCATGGCTGAAAGTGCGACTCAAAGAAGTGATGGACTGATATTAAATCAGCAGGTTAAGACAGCAAACATTATATagtgacagactgacagagggTTTAGAGACGAGCTGTCATCCGCAGCAAGGCCACAGTGCAGCTGAGTCAACTACCACCTCTGTCACACAattcctctcttcatctctgcagTCCTCCTCTTGCATACTCCGGCTAATTGGGGAACAATCCCATATTATTTTCACCATGGCTCTTTTGTCTATAATCACATGGATCCTGAGGAATCTGACATGAATGAAAAAGCCAATTTTGAGGACTTCTatgtgagaaaataaacagaaatcacaTGTTAACAGATTTTGTTAACATGCAGCCAAAGACGAACGTGGACTCGTTATACATAAGAATCATCACTGCCCACGTCTTCAGCATACGATGTCTCTTAGTTGTTCCAAATTGGTATAGTACAATATTTTAGCCACTTTTGTTATGATACTTTGGGCGAGGGTACACAGTCCCAGAGCACTGCTCTATCTAATTAatgtaaatgcagcattttggCTTCAGCTTAAGATTGACATTGTGGTTTACATAACTACTAATTACCTTAACATGTGGTCCACACATTCATGTTCCCTGCAGGGTGAACTGTAAAACCTTTTGTGATCATCTGAATTTTAATTAGCACTGTCATCATGCTAAACATTTTGGATTCTGGCCAAATACCTGTAAACCTAACAGCACACACAGGTTACTATGCTAAACTAACACTGAACATTGAACAGTGTGCCTGCAAAACACCAGCATGTCAGCAATGCTATTTAGACTGTAAAATATGAATGCTGgcaaagaaatattttatagACATAAAATTTATGCATCCCCCTCCACAAAATCCAAACTTAAGCACCTAGTTACTCTGGACTTGCACAGTAAATATGACTTGAATTATAAATGTTGCAATGAGCATGTAAAAAAtggtcacatacagtaaatagcaCTGTTATTGTTAACATGTGTTTATGcacttgtttttaaagttaaGTCACTGAATTAGAAATTTAAAATAGTATCTGCATGTCAATAAATCACAagcacacagcagcaacatgtctTGGAACCTCATTgaagttataaattaattagatTTATCACATACGTGGCAACATATTCTAGGCCTCCTCCAATTGTTTGAAATGactattttccaaaataaatcatataGAGTTTGATGCTACAGTGCATTGTTTAAATTTAGAGAGCCTGTTGAATCTAATCAAACGTGGAACATCTGTTTGTTGCACAGAATCATCATCTGTTCCCAAAGAGTTTAAACTTACAGTGAGAACATAGTAGAGATAAACCAGGTGACTCAGGTGCAATACgttactgtatttcatttacAATATGAATCTGTCTTTATAGCCAAGACTGTGTAGCCCTGCTCCACAATCTTCCAAATCCTCTCATGTCTTCCATCTTTCCATCTTCCCCCTGTTGTTCCATCTTTCTCTACaagctccctctctctcactgagGCCTCTGATATAATTGATCTCGCTGCACAGAGTCTTGTGACAGTGTCAGGGTGACGCTGGTGAGTGTGAGGTAAAGAGTTCATGCATGTGTCACCGACTGATAGAGGGACAGGAAAGAGCACAAGCCTTAACATGTAATGACAACCATGAACTGTGAGGAAAGGAGACTGTGCACATGTGTACACCCCATCCCCACTATTCACCCAGTgtagtattttatatttaatgtacaaTGAGTAAACAACTGTTTGTAAAAtgcaaaaccacaaaatgtCTGAGCAAGATTTATCCATTTTGCTTTGGCTCTTTCAACtctgaagagaagagaaaacacatttcaaccAACTGCAGCTTCAAAAAGGtccagaaagaaaagcagaaacttTAGCTTGAGTAAAAGTTTCCATTGGATCTGTGCTCGGATGCTGCGTCTTATTCTTGAGTCATGAAcatattacatttcatgaaGCAAGATAATCAATAAAGACTGTAGGAGTAAAGGTTGACGTGTGTTATAAATATCGTAATACTATTATTCCTACATCACTAaaagataaaagtgaaatattttaatgaaattttatttaattttatttgtatagcgccaaatcacaacagaagtaatctcaaggcactttacagtgtaaggttaaAAACTAAGTGTATACAgagttatatagaaaacccaacaaccccaatCTATTTAAACATGGACACAGTTTGAAAACTAAAACTTCTAGATTAAAACTAGATTTTTAGTGAGGACATTGTGTTGGATTAGATTATGAGGTGTATCTGTTATTTTGGCCACCTGCTCTGTACACATCACATAACTGTGACAGGAAGTCTGAGTGAAGGTTAATCCCACATCAGCCAGTGAGGGTAAACAGTGACATGCTGACAccgacacagagacagagataagCTGCAAACCTGTATAACACgtcagagagcagctgtgaaATTCTCTGAAAACTATACCAGTCTAAGACACGTTTACCTGTGCTGTGTTGACCACATGCTGCTGACAAGAGATTTCCCTCTCCATGTCTCTGTCATCCTTTCCAATGTCTTTGTCTGACACGCTCTCGTCTTCCTCATCGATGCCGCTCTCTTGCTCCAGGACACGAAACTCCCAGTCTTCAAAAGCCCGAACCGCCGCTTCCATCGCCTCTTTCTCCTGCGTTGGACAACGGAAAATTAGAGGTTGACTCTTATTTACTCAGTGAATAGTATTAATGCAAAGTTAATTATTTTCaccaaaacataaatatataaaatctcTCCAGATTTCGTTACTTTCATAGTTGATGAAAGAGTGTGTGCGTCAATATGCAAATGTAACCTCAAGATCTGAATGTTAAGTTTAGGATGAAATAGAACGTATGTAtaagtaaaaatatttgaacGTGTTTTGCGTTGTAGCACTGGTTTCAATGCCTCAGTCCTTACTGAAAATGAAGAGTGGTTTCAATAAGGTCGATGAAACAGAATAATCCACTGTTCAGTAGGTAAAAACTGTGCAGGTGAGTAAAAAACCCCTGGCGGCTCATTGCCTCATAGGAAGAATGCCTGCTCTCTTGTTCTTGTGCAATTTATGCTCAAGtcctttgtttgtgtatgtctaTACGTTTGCACCAAACCAGTTTCAAAAAGCTCTTTCTAAATAAGTAGACTTGTCACAACATACAataacaagctgctgctgcacctcaCCAAACCTGTAACTAAATACTGATTTAAAAACGGAGCAATGTCCCATCTTGTTCGGTCACATTCACAGGGGACAATACCCACTTTATGTGTAAAAAcatctcacacactgacacatcagGTTGAACAGGAGTCGGCGCTGATGTCAACACACTGTCATGTGCCAAAACAGCCAGTATCAGTtgcagttttgtgtttcatttgggTAGCTGCCAGATAGACATGAGCATTATTAAATGTCTGTGTAGGACATCGTCTTACTGGGAAACATATCTGTCATGCAACGGTTGCACTGATCCATTGTGTtgccagtgtgtctgtgtttaatgCAGACACTGTTTGCAATATTggaccaaaccaaaccaaactccATGCCACACTTCTAAAAATGTTAGGTATTGTATAGAAATCAGTCtctcacctgctgcagctgcagtgttaGCTGTTCTCTCTGGCTCTCTGGCTGACTGGGGATCAGTTTCTCCTTCTCCGCACacttcttcttcagctcctccaccctGCGTCTCTCCTTTTCCAGACTCTCTCGCTCCTGCTGTAACAGACAAGGTGAGAAAACTTTAATGaccaaaaacaagacaaaaactatttcaaaagaggaaaaaaaaaaacgatctATTTCACAACAGTGTTTATGGAGTTTGTTCAGGATAACTGCAGGCGTTCAACTTCAAACTGCTCTGTACTGAGGCTTTCAACATGCAAGAATCATTTCATGGGAACTGGCTTATCATTAAAAGGATCTTGTGTTGATGTTAGTGGACCATTACAGAGAGCACACAGTTCTGTGGAATCCCTTAAACTaatttttctgttgtcattgtCAATCCCTACACTAAGCCATTTAGCAATCAGCAAATATTAGCTTTCACTTTCTATAAGAAATAAATTCAATTGGTCATGAATTATGATGGCATAAAACCTCTACTGAAAAACAGCTCCTGTAAGAAAGGATTAAATAAAATGCTCTGTGACACTCTTACCTTTCGcctgtctgtgtgcttgtgcgtcTCTCTTTGTCTGGCCTCCTGCTGTAGAGCctgcagcttctgtgtgtgtctgtgcagctggttcttctctgtctgcagctcacCCTGCAGCAGAGCGATCTCCAGCTGTAGCTAAAAAGAACAGGAGACACCACTGAGCTGAATCACAGTGACCAGAGCTCGAGCATTCTTTCACTGTGACCATGGAAAAGCTgtgcagattttaaaaatgcagactTCAGCAGATCAGACAATCACAGATGTTTATTTGTTGAGAGAGTCAGTGAATGAAAATccttaaatatttaaaccatTTAAAGGTGCCCTCATGTAggctgtgtttaatattttataattcatTACAGAGAGGCAAATTAAATCTGTGATGAGAGAGAACACTGAGTGAGATATTGAATTATTGTTTATGCAAACAAACTTAATAAGTTATGTTTGTG
This genomic stretch from Anabas testudineus chromosome 16, fAnaTes1.2, whole genome shotgun sequence harbors:
- the phldb3 gene encoding pleckstrin homology-like domain family B member 3 isoform X1 — encoded protein: MPQHNMESSRSRWQQGFQSPWITRVAGGHSPTSSGAESDTESSSTDSEKPCIKKLEVSSLRFLTSPSMLQQRITEIDQQKEELKIELQLEIALLQGELQTEKNQLHRHTQKLQALQQEARQRETHKHTDRRKQERESLEKERRRVEELKKKCAEKEKLIPSQPESQREQLTLQLQQEKEAMEAAVRAFEDWEFRVLEQESGIDEEDESVSDKDIGKDDRDMEREISCQQHVVNTAQERVQQLERQLKEMEKEKERELNALRKEKRELIHTNQTVLKEINPLADWSSITGSAPCMMSLSPLTVHKPPQDPSKESTTLHRRRSSHRNNKLNDRPVSVQGLVRTLPDSQTPEAFTSPVPSQRLSNGHSSGHRLGTSNGGGLLTPCNSTTSSRAASPCLLDLVEIEKKLREAKAERERLLREREERRQMLLEERRKGELNSPKTERPERETPPRPDTELKEEPKASSPPPNSPEVAMKRHTAVQRSLPLFLSPNFDLRAHVESMGHGVTGCTDLRLTPRRCAGFLTKRGGRVKTWKKRWFLFDMDHRRLAYYTDCDERKLKGVIYFQAIEEVYYDHLRTATSSPRPSLTFCVKTYDRLFFLVASNAVSMRIWMDVIVTATDEHSRY
- the phldb3 gene encoding pleckstrin homology-like domain family B member 3 isoform X4 — translated: MPQHNMESSRSRWQQGFQSPWITRVAGGHSPTSSGAESDTESSSTDSEKPCIKKLEVSSLRFLTSPSMLQQRITEIDQQKEELKIELQLEIALLQGELQTEKNQLHRHTQKLQALQQEARQRETHKHTDRRKQERESLEKERRRVEELKKKCAEKEKLIPSQPESQREQLTLQLQQEKEAMEAAVRAFEDWEFRVLEQESGIDEEDESVSDKDIGKDDRDMEREISCQQHVVNTAQERVQQLERQLKEMEKEKERELNALRKEKRELIHTNQTVLKEINPLADWSSITGSAPCMMSLSPLTVHKPPQDPSKESTTLHRRRSSHRNNKLNDRPVSVQGLVRTLPDSQTPEAFTSPVPSQRLSNGHSSGHRLGTSNGGGLLTPCNSTTSSRAASPCLLDLVEIEKKLREAKAERERLLREREERRQMLLEERRKGELNSPKTERPERETPPRPDTELKEEPKASSPPPNSPERSLPLFLSPNFDLRAHVESMGHGVTGCTDLRLTPRRCAGFLTKRGGRVKTWKKRWFLFDMDHRRLAYYTDCDERKLKGVIYFQAIEEVYYDHLRTATSSPRPSLTFCVKTYDRLFFLVASNAVSMRIWMDVIVTATDEHSRY
- the phldb3 gene encoding pleckstrin homology-like domain family B member 3 isoform X2, producing MPQHNMESSRSRWQQGFQSPWITRVAGGHSPTSSGAESDTESSSTDSEKPCIKKLEVSSLRFLTSPSMLQQRITEIDQQKEELKIELQLEIALLQGELQTEKNQLHRHTQKLQALQQEARQRETHKHTDRRKQERESLEKERRRVEELKKKCAEKEKLIPSQPESQREQLTLQLQQEKEAMEAAVRAFEDWEFRVLEQESGIDEEDESVSDKDIGKDDRDMEREISCQQHVVNTAQERVQQLERQLKEMEKEKERELNALRKEKRELIHTNQTVLKEINPLADWSSITGSAPCMMSLSPLTVHKPPQDPSKESTTLHRRRSSHRNNKLNDRPVSVQGLVRTLPDSQTPEAFTSPVPSQRLSNGHSSGHRLGTSNGGGLLTPCNSTTSSRAASPCLLDLVEIEKKLREAKAERERLLREREERRQMLLEERRKGELNSPKTERPERETPPRPDTELKEEPKASSPPPNSPEVAMKRHTAVRSLPLFLSPNFDLRAHVESMGHGVTGCTDLRLTPRRCAGFLTKRGGRVKTWKKRWFLFDMDHRRLAYYTDCDERKLKGVIYFQAIEEVYYDHLRTATSSPRPSLTFCVKTYDRLFFLVASNAVSMRIWMDVIVTATDEHSRY
- the phldb3 gene encoding pleckstrin homology-like domain family B member 3 isoform X3; its protein translation is MPQHNMESSRSRWQQGFQSPWITRVAGGHSPTSSGAESDTESSSTDSEKPCIKKLEVSSLRFLTSPSMLQQRITEIDQQKEELKIELQLEIALLQGELQTEKNQLHRHTQKLQALQQEARQRETHKHTDRRKQERESLEKERRRVEELKKKCAEKEKLIPSQPESQREQLTLQLQQEKEAMEAAVRAFEDWEFRVLEQESGIDEEDESVSDKDIGKDDRDMEREISCQQHVVNTAQERVQQLERQLKEMEKEKERELNALRKEKRELIHTNQTVLKEINPLADWSSITGSAPCMMSLSPLTVHKPPQDPSKESTTLHRRRSSHRNNKLNDRPVSVQGLVRTLPDSQTPEAFTSPVPSQRLSNGHSSGHRLGTSNGGGLLTPCNSTTSSRAASPCLLDLVEIEKKLREAKAERERLLREREERRQMLLEERRKGELNSPKTERPERETPPRPDTELKEEPKASSPPPNSPEQRSLPLFLSPNFDLRAHVESMGHGVTGCTDLRLTPRRCAGFLTKRGGRVKTWKKRWFLFDMDHRRLAYYTDCDERKLKGVIYFQAIEEVYYDHLRTATSSPRPSLTFCVKTYDRLFFLVASNAVSMRIWMDVIVTATDEHSRY